One Litorilinea aerophila genomic window carries:
- a CDS encoding valine--pyruvate transaminase: MNYSKFGQKFLGDSGILRLMDDLGNAAREPGMIMLGGGNPSHIPAVEARLRERMERILDSEGDFEALVGNYDAPGGNPTFIAALAELLREECGWAVGPENIALTSGSQTAFFFLFNLFAGPYGDGRDKKILLPLAPEYIGYADAGIAGDIFVAHRPQIQHLGDHLFKYRVDFDTLTVGDNIGAICVSRPTNPTGNVLTDNEVACLSQLAKAHGIPLIVDNAYGAPFPGIIFEGATPAWEPHIIMCLSLSKLGLPGARTGIVVATPEVIRAITAMNAVISLAPGSFGPALALDLVRTREIIRLSNEVIRPHYLQKARQTVAWFQEELAGLDFYIHRPEGAFFLWLWFKDLPITCQELYRRLKERKVLVLPGHYFFPGLEALDWRHKHECIRMNYAGDPEVVRAGVRILAEEVRRAYA, from the coding sequence ATGAACTATTCGAAATTTGGTCAGAAATTTCTGGGAGATTCCGGCATCCTGCGATTGATGGACGACCTGGGCAACGCCGCCCGGGAACCCGGCATGATCATGCTGGGCGGCGGCAACCCCAGCCACATCCCCGCGGTGGAGGCCCGCCTCCGGGAGCGCATGGAGCGCATCCTGGACAGTGAGGGGGATTTCGAGGCGCTGGTGGGCAATTACGACGCGCCGGGCGGCAATCCCACCTTCATCGCGGCCCTGGCCGAACTGCTCCGGGAAGAGTGCGGCTGGGCGGTGGGGCCGGAGAACATCGCCCTGACCAGCGGCAGCCAGACGGCGTTCTTTTTCCTTTTCAACCTCTTTGCCGGCCCCTACGGGGATGGACGTGACAAGAAAATCCTCCTGCCCCTCGCGCCGGAGTATATCGGCTATGCAGATGCCGGGATCGCCGGCGACATCTTCGTGGCCCACCGTCCCCAGATCCAGCACCTGGGCGATCACCTCTTCAAATATCGGGTGGATTTCGACACCCTGACTGTGGGCGACAACATCGGCGCCATCTGCGTTTCTCGGCCCACCAACCCCACGGGCAACGTGCTGACCGACAACGAGGTGGCCTGCCTGAGCCAGCTGGCCAAAGCCCATGGCATCCCCCTGATCGTGGACAACGCCTACGGCGCGCCCTTCCCTGGCATCATTTTTGAGGGGGCCACGCCCGCCTGGGAGCCCCATATCATCATGTGCCTCAGCCTCTCCAAGCTGGGCCTGCCGGGCGCGCGCACCGGCATCGTGGTGGCCACGCCGGAGGTGATCCGGGCCATCACTGCCATGAACGCGGTCATCAGCCTGGCGCCGGGCAGCTTCGGCCCGGCCCTGGCCCTGGACCTGGTGCGCACCCGGGAAATTATCCGGCTGAGCAATGAGGTGATCCGGCCCCACTACCTCCAGAAGGCCCGGCAGACCGTGGCCTGGTTCCAGGAGGAGCTGGCCGGCCTGGACTTCTACATCCACCGGCCCGAGGGCGCCTTCTTCCTCTGGCTCTGGTTCAAGGATCTCCCCATCACCTGTCAGGAACTCTACCGACGGCTGAAGGAGCGCAAGGTGCTGGTCCTGCCCGGCCACTACTTCTTCCCCGGCCTGGAAGCCCTGGACTGGCGCCACAAGCACGAGTGCATCCGCATGAACTACGCCGGCGATCCGGAAGTAGTCCGGGCTGGCGTGCGCATCCTCGCGGAAGAAGTGCGCCGGGCCTACGCATAA
- the abc-f gene encoding ribosomal protection-like ABC-F family protein has protein sequence MSIVTLNNVGHSFGDFDVFTGITASIPNDGKIGLVGPNGIGKTTLLRIVAGLATPTTGQVHVAQGARIGYLRQEAMEAFAGQDNTVYAEMLTAFGDIKAQEAQLQAMEARMAAGDVSEELLAEYSAAQQAFELAGGYEYETRIAQVLQGLGFSKEDWSLPLSHLSGGQKTRALLARLLLEQPDLLILDEPTNHLDVAAIEWLEGTLRSWSGALLVVSHDRYFLDRVVDRIWELSRGGIEAYRGNYSAYLQQRQERWERREAEFQAMREKFLKELDYIKRNIARDSTSNMAKGRLRRLVREVKVVEAGGLQALLSKQWGKVMEEVDIADSRWGVADVEQAIKALQSPVTRPPRLNLRLHTKLRSGNLVLRTSQLTIGYPGHPLFVADPIQLERQECAALIGPNGSGKTTFLRTLMGQLEPLAGEIRLGASLRIGYFAQAHEDLDPENTVLEELLRHKHMLLGQARSYLAQYLFRGDDVHKPVKLLSGGERGRLALAILALEGANFLLLDEPTNHLDIPAQEILQSVLEQFDGTILLVSHDRYLIDRLATQIWSLEDGRMHIFPGTYAEYLADRARQVEAAREVAATTQANGREELRAARMRRNEERRRERALADLEAEIHRLEAEVARLEEALQQASQAQDLARIQELSQAYAETQQALEQSMEAWAELAEALA, from the coding sequence ATGTCCATCGTGACGCTGAACAACGTGGGCCATTCCTTCGGCGACTTTGATGTCTTCACCGGCATCACCGCGTCCATCCCCAACGACGGCAAGATCGGCCTGGTGGGTCCCAACGGCATCGGAAAGACCACCCTGCTGCGCATCGTGGCGGGGTTGGCCACCCCCACCACGGGCCAGGTCCACGTGGCCCAGGGCGCCCGCATCGGCTACCTGCGCCAGGAGGCCATGGAAGCCTTCGCCGGCCAGGACAACACGGTGTACGCCGAGATGCTCACGGCCTTTGGCGATATCAAAGCCCAGGAAGCGCAGCTGCAGGCGATGGAAGCCCGCATGGCCGCGGGGGATGTCTCCGAAGAACTGCTGGCCGAATACAGCGCCGCCCAACAGGCCTTCGAACTGGCCGGCGGCTATGAATACGAGACCCGCATTGCCCAGGTACTCCAGGGGCTGGGCTTCAGCAAAGAAGACTGGTCCCTGCCCCTCAGCCACCTGAGCGGCGGCCAGAAGACCCGGGCCTTGCTGGCCCGTCTCCTCCTGGAACAGCCCGATCTCCTGATCCTGGACGAGCCCACCAACCACCTGGACGTGGCAGCCATCGAGTGGCTGGAGGGAACGCTGCGTTCCTGGTCCGGTGCGCTGCTGGTGGTCAGCCATGACCGCTACTTCCTGGACAGGGTGGTGGACCGCATCTGGGAGCTGAGCCGGGGCGGTATTGAGGCTTACCGGGGCAACTACAGCGCCTACCTCCAGCAGCGGCAGGAGCGCTGGGAACGACGGGAGGCCGAGTTCCAGGCCATGCGGGAAAAATTCCTGAAGGAGCTGGACTACATCAAACGCAACATCGCCCGGGACAGCACCTCCAACATGGCCAAAGGCCGCCTGCGCCGGCTGGTGCGGGAGGTCAAGGTGGTGGAAGCGGGTGGCCTGCAGGCCCTGCTCAGCAAGCAGTGGGGCAAGGTGATGGAGGAAGTGGACATCGCCGATAGTCGCTGGGGCGTGGCCGATGTGGAGCAGGCCATCAAGGCTCTCCAGAGCCCGGTGACCCGGCCACCCCGACTGAACTTGCGGCTGCACACCAAACTGCGCAGCGGCAACCTGGTGTTGCGCACCAGCCAACTGACCATCGGCTACCCGGGCCACCCCCTTTTCGTGGCCGACCCCATTCAGCTGGAACGCCAGGAGTGTGCCGCCCTCATCGGCCCCAACGGTAGTGGGAAGACCACCTTCCTGCGCACCCTGATGGGCCAGCTGGAGCCCCTGGCCGGCGAGATTCGCCTGGGCGCCAGCCTGCGCATCGGCTATTTTGCCCAGGCCCACGAGGACCTGGACCCGGAGAACACGGTCCTGGAGGAGCTGCTCCGCCACAAGCACATGCTCCTGGGGCAGGCCCGCAGCTACCTGGCCCAGTACCTGTTCCGGGGTGACGACGTCCACAAGCCGGTGAAGCTCCTCAGCGGGGGCGAGCGGGGTCGGCTGGCCCTGGCCATCCTCGCGCTGGAGGGAGCCAACTTCCTGCTCCTGGACGAGCCCACCAACCACCTGGACATCCCCGCCCAGGAGATCCTGCAGTCGGTCCTGGAGCAGTTCGACGGGACCATCCTGCTGGTCTCCCATGACCGCTACCTGATCGACCGCCTGGCCACCCAGATCTGGTCCCTGGAGGATGGCCGCATGCACATCTTCCCGGGCACCTACGCTGAGTATCTGGCCGACCGTGCCCGACAGGTGGAGGCTGCCCGAGAGGTGGCCGCGACCACCCAGGCCAACGGGCGGGAAGAACTGCGCGCAGCCCGGATGCGCCGCAACGAAGAACGTCGGCGGGAACGGGCTTTGGCCGATCTGGAGGCGGAAATCCACCGCCTGGAGGCGGAAGTGGCCCGGCTGGAAGAAGCGCTGCAGCAGGCCAGCCAGGCCCAGGATCTGGCGCGCATCCAGGAACTCAGCCAGGCCTATGCCGAGACGCAGCAGGCGCTGGAGCAGTCCATGGAGGCGTGGGCCGAGCTGGCCGAAGCCCTGGCGTGA
- the ettA gene encoding energy-dependent translational throttle protein EttA produces MSEKIIYSMVGVGKTYPPNNQVLRDISLSYFYGAKIGVLGLNGAGKSTLLRIMAGVEKDFIGETILAEGYTIGYLEQEPQLDNNKTVRQVVEEGVQEVVDALAEFDEINMKFGEDLSPEEMDALLARQAEVQDKLDALNAWDLDSRLELAMDALRCPPGDTPVAVLSGGERRRVALCRLLLQEPDILLLDEPTNHLDAESVAWLERHLQQYKGTVIAVTHDRYFLDNVAGWILELDRGHGIPWKGNYSSWLEQKRQRLAQEEKQASLRQKTLERELAWLHMTPKAQQTKRKARINAYNELLSQEMERAREEREIYIAPGPRLGDVVIRAENITKAFGDNLLYENLSFDVPPGAIVGIIGPNGAGKSTLFRMIVGQEQPDAGTITVGSTVKLAYVDQSRDILDPNKTVWEEISDGNEQIRIGDRLVNSRAYVARFNFTGTDQQKKVGSLSGGERNRVHLAKMLKSGANVLLLDEPSNDLDVNTLRALEDALESFAGCALIISHDRWFLDRIATHILAFEGNSQVVWFPGNYSEYEADRRRRLGAAADRPHRITYRKLRRA; encoded by the coding sequence ATGAGCGAAAAAATCATCTATTCCATGGTAGGCGTCGGCAAGACCTACCCACCCAACAACCAGGTCCTGCGGGATATCAGCCTCTCCTATTTCTATGGCGCCAAGATCGGCGTCCTGGGCCTGAACGGCGCGGGCAAGAGCACCCTGCTGCGCATCATGGCCGGTGTGGAGAAGGACTTCATCGGGGAGACCATCCTGGCCGAAGGCTACACCATCGGCTACCTGGAGCAGGAACCCCAGCTAGACAACAACAAAACCGTGCGCCAGGTGGTGGAGGAGGGCGTGCAGGAAGTGGTGGATGCCCTGGCCGAATTCGATGAAATCAACATGAAGTTCGGCGAGGATCTGTCCCCAGAGGAGATGGATGCCCTGTTGGCCCGCCAGGCCGAGGTCCAGGACAAGCTGGACGCGCTCAACGCCTGGGATCTGGACAGCCGGCTGGAGCTGGCCATGGACGCCCTGCGCTGTCCGCCGGGGGATACCCCGGTCGCGGTGCTCTCCGGCGGCGAACGGCGGCGGGTCGCCCTCTGCCGCCTCCTCCTCCAGGAGCCGGACATCCTGCTGCTGGACGAGCCCACCAATCACCTGGACGCGGAATCGGTGGCCTGGCTGGAGCGCCATCTGCAGCAGTACAAGGGCACCGTCATCGCCGTCACCCACGACCGCTACTTCCTGGACAACGTGGCCGGCTGGATCCTGGAGCTGGATCGGGGTCACGGCATCCCCTGGAAGGGGAACTACTCCTCCTGGCTGGAGCAAAAACGACAGCGCCTGGCTCAGGAGGAGAAGCAGGCCTCCCTGCGTCAGAAGACCCTGGAGCGGGAACTGGCCTGGCTCCACATGACGCCCAAGGCCCAACAGACCAAGCGCAAGGCCCGCATCAACGCCTACAACGAGCTCCTCTCCCAGGAGATGGAGCGGGCGCGAGAGGAGCGGGAGATCTACATCGCGCCGGGGCCGCGGCTGGGCGACGTGGTGATCCGGGCCGAGAACATCACCAAGGCCTTCGGCGACAACCTGCTCTACGAGAACCTGAGCTTCGACGTGCCGCCGGGAGCCATCGTGGGCATTATCGGCCCCAACGGCGCCGGCAAGAGTACCCTCTTCCGCATGATCGTGGGCCAGGAACAGCCCGACGCCGGGACCATCACCGTGGGCAGCACCGTCAAACTGGCCTACGTGGACCAAAGCCGGGACATCCTGGACCCCAATAAGACCGTCTGGGAGGAAATTTCCGACGGCAACGAACAGATCCGCATCGGCGACCGCCTGGTCAACTCCCGGGCCTACGTGGCCCGCTTCAACTTCACCGGGACTGACCAGCAAAAGAAGGTGGGCAGCCTCTCTGGCGGCGAGCGCAACCGGGTCCACCTGGCCAAGATGCTCAAATCCGGCGCCAACGTCCTGCTGTTGGACGAACCCAGCAACGACCTGGACGTGAACACCCTGCGCGCGCTGGAAGACGCGCTGGAGAGCTTCGCCGGCTGCGCCCTGATCATCTCCCACGATCGCTGGTTCCTGGACCGCATCGCCACCCACATCCTGGCCTTTGAGGGCAACAGTCAGGTGGTCTGGTTCCCGGGCAACTACAGCGAGTACGAAGCCGACCGGCGTCGGCGGCTGGGCGCGGCGGCCGACCGGCCCCACCGCATCACCTACCGCAAGCTGCGCCGGGCGTAG
- the menC gene encoding o-succinylbenzoate synthase, producing the protein MKIERVELRKIRLPYVTPFETSGWREDGSYAVIVRVDAAGITGWGESPVGSSPFYNEENTNTVWTIQQDFLVPMLLQADLQGPEDVPPAFARVRGNRMAKAGLEFAVWDLFGKLQGRSLKEMLGGTRDRVPVGVSVGIQKDIDTLIRVVGNYLEEGYRRIKLKIRPGWDIEPTRAVRNTWPDLMLQVDANSIYHLSDAEHLARLDEFNLLLIEQPLEHDDIFDHAKLKPHLKTPLCLDESIVSPAHARWAIEMQACDIINIKPSRIGGFVDAKRIHDMAQEAGMPVWHGGMLETGIGRAANVALASLPNFSLPGDISANARYFARDIVHNPFTLNEDSTLTVPTAPGCGAEVDEAYLDEVTVERWEMRA; encoded by the coding sequence ATGAAGATCGAACGAGTGGAATTGCGCAAAATCCGACTGCCCTACGTGACGCCCTTTGAGACCAGCGGCTGGCGCGAGGACGGCAGCTACGCGGTCATCGTGCGGGTCGATGCAGCCGGCATCACCGGCTGGGGGGAATCCCCCGTGGGCTCCAGCCCCTTTTACAACGAGGAGAATACCAACACCGTCTGGACCATCCAGCAGGACTTCCTGGTGCCCATGTTGCTCCAGGCCGACCTGCAGGGGCCGGAAGATGTGCCCCCGGCCTTCGCCCGGGTGCGGGGGAACCGCATGGCTAAGGCCGGGCTGGAATTTGCCGTCTGGGATCTCTTCGGCAAGCTCCAGGGGCGTAGCCTGAAGGAGATGCTGGGCGGGACCCGGGATCGGGTGCCGGTAGGGGTGAGCGTGGGCATCCAGAAGGACATCGACACCCTGATCCGGGTGGTGGGCAACTACCTGGAAGAGGGATACCGCCGCATCAAGCTGAAGATCCGGCCGGGCTGGGACATCGAGCCGACCCGGGCCGTGCGCAACACCTGGCCGGACCTGATGCTCCAGGTGGACGCCAACAGCATCTATCACCTGAGCGACGCCGAGCACCTGGCCCGGCTGGACGAGTTCAACCTGCTGCTCATCGAGCAGCCCCTGGAACACGACGACATTTTCGACCATGCCAAGCTCAAACCCCACCTGAAGACCCCCCTCTGTCTGGACGAGAGCATCGTCTCCCCTGCCCACGCCCGCTGGGCCATCGAGATGCAGGCATGTGACATCATCAACATCAAGCCCAGCCGCATCGGCGGTTTCGTGGACGCCAAGCGGATTCACGACATGGCCCAAGAGGCAGGCATGCCCGTCTGGCACGGTGGGATGCTGGAGACGGGCATCGGCCGGGCGGCCAACGTGGCCCTGGCCAGCCTGCCCAATTTCAGCCTGCCGGGCGACATCAGCGCCAATGCCCGCTACTTCGCCCGGGATATCGTCCACAATCCCTTCACCCTCAACGAGGACAGCACCCTCACCGTGCCCACGGCGCCCGGCTGCGGGGCCGAGGTGGATGAGGCGTACCTGGACGAGGTGACCGTGGAACGGTGGGAGATGCGGGCGTAA
- a CDS encoding LysM peptidoglycan-binding domain-containing protein, with protein sequence MNLFQNSFLLHPGRSGRPLLRPLVIFLLVGLLGVGTARQASAQPSPPTPEATIHVVQAGDTLSQIAANYGIPLDRLMALNGLDDPDAIYVGQKLRLTPSLAADMAIPPPMAEAPVGPGEEASRPPIATLNRTYQVQAGDTLHTIALRAGVDEAALARLNDLPLDNPGLAIGQILLLPATPADLREAREAGSRQAAAVYVVQAGDTLGGIAQAHGLSLADLLAANRIAAPDAIYVGQQLTIPPRPEPEAPPPAPLRLGPARNGFFYYTVRPGDTLSGLARDFDSTVLAVLEYNDLPDAETVYTGLELRIPFGPPPLPLRLPPVPLSGTRFLVSLSRQQCWLLRGEAVAYSWPCSTGYGAWITRTGTFQVQTKLEMAQSNAYQLDMPYWLGIYDVGSYENGIHGLPVSWETGEKIWEGLIGQPATFGCAMLTDEDAAILFQNAYLGMPVHIVP encoded by the coding sequence ATGAACCTTTTCCAGAACAGCTTTCTTCTTCATCCAGGACGATCAGGCCGCCCCCTGCTTCGTCCCCTGGTGATCTTCCTGCTGGTAGGCCTGCTGGGCGTGGGCACAGCCAGACAAGCGAGCGCCCAGCCCTCGCCGCCTACGCCGGAAGCCACCATCCACGTAGTCCAGGCGGGCGATACCCTGAGCCAGATCGCGGCCAACTACGGCATCCCCCTGGACCGGCTCATGGCCCTGAACGGCCTGGATGACCCGGACGCCATCTACGTGGGGCAGAAGCTCCGTCTGACGCCCAGCCTGGCTGCCGACATGGCCATCCCGCCCCCCATGGCTGAAGCGCCCGTCGGACCTGGGGAGGAAGCGAGCCGTCCGCCCATCGCCACCCTCAACCGGACCTACCAGGTCCAGGCGGGCGACACCCTGCACACCATCGCCCTGCGCGCCGGGGTGGACGAGGCAGCCCTGGCCCGGCTGAACGACCTCCCACTCGACAACCCTGGGCTGGCCATCGGCCAGATTTTGCTGCTGCCGGCCACGCCGGCAGACCTGCGGGAGGCACGGGAGGCCGGCTCCCGCCAGGCGGCAGCGGTGTACGTGGTCCAGGCGGGCGACACCCTGGGCGGCATCGCCCAGGCCCACGGCCTCTCCCTGGCCGACCTGCTGGCCGCCAACCGCATCGCGGCCCCCGACGCCATCTACGTGGGCCAGCAGTTGACCATCCCACCGCGGCCGGAGCCGGAGGCACCGCCCCCGGCCCCCCTGCGCCTGGGGCCGGCTCGCAACGGCTTTTTCTACTACACCGTCCGTCCCGGAGATACCCTCTCGGGGCTGGCCCGGGATTTCGACAGCACGGTGCTGGCTGTGCTGGAGTACAACGATCTGCCGGACGCGGAGACGGTGTACACCGGCCTGGAATTGCGCATCCCCTTCGGACCGCCGCCCCTCCCGCTGCGCCTGCCGCCGGTTCCCCTCTCCGGCACCCGCTTCCTGGTCAGCCTCAGTCGCCAGCAGTGCTGGCTGCTGCGGGGCGAAGCCGTGGCCTACAGTTGGCCGTGCAGCACCGGCTACGGCGCCTGGATCACCCGCACCGGCACCTTCCAGGTTCAGACCAAGTTGGAGATGGCCCAGAGCAATGCCTACCAGCTGGACATGCCCTACTGGCTGGGCATCTACGACGTGGGGAGCTACGAGAACGGCATCCACGGGCTGCCCGTCAGTTGGGAGACAGGGGAGAAGATCTGGGAGGGGCTCATCGGCCAGCCGGCTACCTTCGGCTGCGCCATGCTGACCGATGAAGACGCAGCCATCCTCTTCCAGAACGCCTACCTGGGCATGCCGGTCCACATCGTGCCATAA
- a CDS encoding DEAD/DEAH box helicase — MFTLRPHQRAAVDAALAKPHGGTLTAVIPPGGGKTILALAVVDALFKAGRIDAVAVFTPRLGLCSQFELDWKAVRAHFQPGAMGPIVHRENAAIHALRTFGYVSSYQSLCADPAVHRRFARRHSGRLAIVCDEAHYLGEKLYGSGDTTQAARILSDLGEHAACKIVMTGTPYRSDENPIVFAEYDHQGNIVADVQITYADGVAQGFLRPFDAVLFDGRLYQTRRRQRRGRAVYATEEIELRHTAQQLTRVATDPHFWQVAARHAFEKVKELQEIWPRYCGIAGCATQEHARQVADYLQSLGARCLLAVSDDSNAHENLRAFKRGGWDMLVTVGMAHVGYDHKPIAVAAVLNGIREYNWLDQFTMRAGRVVPNRPRAEQTAWIFGLNDLAMRRYVNAKRNEAARAIKLAEGEEAPEPGAGPGGGIQGPRVLYHGVTLEAIANIGFNHSGYSEELEEEPPLVTDRERREQLRRRRQGLVGQYAAKVYGHVNGETIRKVNATLIERYGKPVSQCDIPDLERQIQWLEKQLGLDEASGDPPEAAPPEAEDEQPLIQGGLF; from the coding sequence ATGTTCACCCTACGACCCCATCAACGAGCTGCCGTCGACGCCGCCCTTGCCAAGCCCCACGGTGGTACCCTGACCGCGGTGATTCCACCCGGCGGAGGCAAGACCATCCTGGCCCTGGCCGTGGTGGATGCCCTGTTCAAGGCCGGGCGTATCGACGCCGTCGCCGTCTTCACCCCCCGTCTGGGCCTCTGCTCCCAGTTCGAGCTGGACTGGAAGGCGGTGCGGGCCCACTTTCAGCCGGGGGCCATGGGGCCCATCGTCCACCGGGAGAACGCGGCCATCCATGCCCTGCGCACCTTCGGCTACGTCTCCAGCTACCAGTCCCTCTGCGCGGATCCCGCCGTGCACCGGCGTTTCGCCCGGCGCCACAGCGGCCGGCTGGCCATCGTCTGTGACGAAGCCCACTACCTGGGCGAAAAGCTCTACGGCAGCGGCGACACCACCCAGGCGGCCCGCATCCTCTCCGACCTGGGGGAGCACGCCGCGTGCAAGATCGTCATGACCGGGACGCCCTACCGCTCCGACGAGAACCCCATCGTCTTCGCCGAATATGACCACCAGGGCAACATCGTGGCGGATGTCCAGATCACCTATGCCGACGGGGTGGCCCAGGGCTTCCTGCGCCCTTTCGACGCCGTGCTCTTCGACGGCCGCCTCTATCAGACCCGGCGACGCCAGCGGCGGGGCCGGGCCGTCTATGCCACCGAGGAGATCGAGCTGCGCCATACGGCCCAGCAGTTGACCCGGGTGGCCACCGACCCCCACTTCTGGCAGGTGGCCGCGCGCCATGCCTTCGAAAAGGTCAAGGAACTCCAGGAGATCTGGCCCCGCTACTGCGGCATTGCCGGCTGTGCCACCCAGGAGCACGCCCGCCAGGTGGCCGACTACCTCCAGTCCCTGGGGGCCCGCTGCCTCCTGGCCGTTTCCGACGACAGCAACGCCCATGAAAACCTGCGGGCCTTCAAGCGGGGTGGCTGGGACATGCTGGTCACGGTGGGGATGGCCCACGTGGGCTACGACCACAAACCCATTGCCGTGGCCGCGGTGCTCAACGGCATCCGCGAGTACAACTGGCTGGACCAGTTCACCATGCGCGCCGGCCGGGTAGTCCCCAACCGCCCCCGAGCCGAACAGACCGCCTGGATCTTCGGCCTGAACGACCTGGCCATGCGCCGCTATGTCAACGCCAAGCGGAACGAGGCGGCCCGGGCCATCAAGCTGGCCGAGGGGGAGGAGGCGCCGGAGCCAGGGGCCGGACCCGGCGGCGGCATCCAGGGGCCTCGGGTCCTCTACCATGGCGTCACCCTGGAGGCCATCGCCAACATCGGCTTCAACCACAGCGGCTATTCTGAAGAGCTGGAGGAGGAGCCGCCCCTGGTGACCGACCGGGAGCGGCGGGAGCAGTTGCGCCGGCGGCGGCAGGGGCTGGTGGGCCAATACGCGGCCAAGGTCTACGGCCACGTCAACGGCGAGACCATCCGCAAGGTCAACGCTACCCTGATTGAACGCTACGGGAAGCCCGTCAGCCAGTGCGATATCCCGGATCTGGAGCGCCAGATCCAGTGGTTGGAAAAACAACTGGGGTTGGACGAAGCCTCGGGCGACCCGCCGGAGGCGGCGCCACCCGAGGCGGAGGATGAACAGCCGCTGATCCAGGGCGGGCTCTTTTGA
- a CDS encoding AIR synthase family protein, with amino-acid sequence MANHESARLQAGKVPPELLHQLLAGLPTQDPALLLGPAVGEDAAVIDFASQSDQLLVAKSDPITFATDEIGYYAVNVCANDLAVTGAVPRFYLPTILLPAGQADRELAERIFQQIGAACRRLKITVAGGHSEVTHTVTQPVVAGTMLGTVPRQRFVRSGGSRPGDVVLLAGSVPVEGASIIAREMRPILLERGWSPQELDRAANFLFDPGISVLVPAHFAAQQALVTAMHDPTEGGVVTGLRELAMAAAVGLEIDLDAIPVPDLARRLCAEFGLDPLGTIASGALLATAGPEQVEALLAGWQAQGWPAAVIGRVTAPEQGLMARQRGRPCPLPDFPVDEITRLWA; translated from the coding sequence ATGGCCAACCACGAATCTGCCCGGCTCCAGGCCGGGAAGGTGCCACCCGAGCTGCTACACCAGCTGCTGGCCGGGCTGCCGACCCAGGATCCCGCGCTTCTGTTGGGGCCTGCCGTGGGCGAAGATGCCGCCGTGATCGATTTTGCTTCCCAATCCGACCAGCTGCTGGTGGCCAAGAGCGACCCCATCACCTTCGCCACCGACGAAATCGGCTACTACGCAGTCAACGTCTGCGCCAACGACCTGGCAGTGACCGGCGCCGTGCCTCGCTTTTACCTGCCCACGATCCTCCTGCCAGCGGGCCAGGCAGATCGGGAGCTGGCAGAGCGCATCTTCCAGCAGATTGGCGCGGCCTGCCGGCGCTTGAAGATCACCGTGGCCGGCGGCCATAGCGAGGTGACCCACACTGTCACCCAGCCCGTGGTGGCCGGCACCATGCTGGGCACCGTCCCCCGACAGCGCTTCGTGCGCAGCGGCGGCAGCCGCCCCGGCGACGTGGTCCTGCTGGCCGGCTCTGTCCCTGTGGAGGGCGCCAGCATCATCGCCCGGGAGATGCGCCCCATCCTGCTGGAACGGGGCTGGTCTCCCCAGGAGCTGGACCGGGCGGCCAACTTCCTCTTTGACCCGGGCATCAGCGTCCTGGTGCCCGCCCACTTCGCCGCCCAACAGGCCCTGGTCACTGCCATGCACGACCCGACGGAAGGTGGGGTGGTCACCGGCCTGCGAGAGCTGGCCATGGCCGCCGCGGTGGGCCTGGAGATCGACCTGGATGCCATCCCCGTGCCCGACCTGGCCCGGCGCCTGTGCGCCGAATTCGGCCTGGATCCCCTGGGCACCATCGCCTCGGGCGCGCTGCTGGCCACGGCCGGGCCAGAGCAGGTAGAAGCGCTGCTGGCAGGCTGGCAGGCCCAGGGGTGGCCGGCCGCAGTCATCGGCCGGGTGACGGCACCCGAGCAGGGGCTGATGGCCCGCCAGCGGGGTCGCCCCTGCCCCCTGCCCGATTTCCCGGTGGACGAGATCACCCGCCTCTGGGCGTGA
- a CDS encoding acylphosphatase, whose translation MQRLTAIVHGRVQGVNFRYFTLQEARRLGLTGWVANRPDGTVEVVAEGPEDALASLERWLHRGSPAARVERVEVQWSPASGEFSRFQIRY comes from the coding sequence ATGCAGAGGTTGACAGCCATCGTCCATGGCCGCGTGCAGGGCGTCAACTTCCGCTACTTCACCCTGCAGGAGGCCCGCCGGCTGGGGCTCACCGGTTGGGTGGCCAACCGGCCGGATGGCACCGTGGAGGTGGTGGCCGAAGGCCCAGAGGATGCCCTGGCCAGCCTGGAGCGCTGGCTCCACCGGGGCTCCCCGGCCGCCCGGGTGGAGCGGGTAGAGGTGCAGTGGTCTCCGGCCAGCGGGGAATTCAGCCGGTTTCAGATCCGCTATTGA